The DNA sequence AGAAGAACGTAGTGGCGAAATGATAATGCTCTGAGATTGCGTGAGATGAATGAGCCAAACACAACAAGTCAAACGCGCAAGGACAGTGACGACTGTATATTACGTAATGATATCAGATGTTCGTTTCAAGAACGAAGCGAGGCCCACGCACATCGACTATATGCATTCCACCTGTATTACAAAGAGTAGCACAAACAGTCAGGGAcggggggagggggggcTTCAGTTTCATGTTGATTTGCcgaaggagaaggaaatAAATTCATCTGTAATAACAAGACTAACAGTCACTCTTCCCAGAAATATAAACACATTCGTTATACAGTACAATAACTTTCTCAATTCTCGTCTCTACATCTTTCACTCTGCACTTTCCTCCCTCATATCTGCcaacctcctcctcatcgCCTTTTCAGTCTTGGTAGGCGGTACTTTTCTTGATACCAGAGCCCCCACAAACGCCATCAACCCGCCAAACCTGAGGACCCAGGCGACTCCATTCTTATCTTGATCGTGCGGTCCCGAGGTTTCGGGCAAGGTCGGCTGGATGTCGGGCTGCTGAGAGTCGGCTAATTTGAATATGATAGAGGCTACTACTGCAATCTAAAATGATCACACACAACACCATTAGCTGACATGCCGCaaataaaaaaaagacGAGACAATTCAGTAATGGTCATTAGAACTTACAATAAACTGAGGGAAAACGATGGCCAGATTATGAATACCCATAATAGTCCCACCCGCTACTGGGCCTCGGCCGGTATACTCCATTTCATTCGCACCTTCAAGATCGGCAGTCGAATAGCTTCTGGTAAGTGGTGTACGTTCATCGGCGGGGGAGGCGCGACCCCTGGGGCTGTTGGGGTGTGATCGCCAGCCGAGAGGCGTGGAAGTCGTGCGCGCATGGGTTGGACGGGGACGACCGTCTGATGTTCGAGGAGAAGGTTTGTCGTCAAGTTCTTTGAGGAACTGGGTACTTGTTAATCATGAATCTAGGTTTGTCGGTGCGGCAAGGTAGACTTACCTCCATGATGATTCTGCGATCATTTATTATGAGTCAGAAATCGCCGAAAAAGAATTGAAATGTAAGACTTACGCAAATGGTCTAATAACGACATTTCTCCATCAGTTTTGAAAATAAAATTGCCTTTCgaaaagaaaggaaaaagacTTACACCCAACAAGCAATAGCCCAACAAATACCTACTAGAGCGATCATCACCGTTGCTTGCCAGACCTtggtgatgaagaacgTGGACATCATCAAGCATCCGAAAAGTACTAACCCCGCTGTCCAAATATTTCTCAGCATGAACGGCACTATAGTTGAACACACCGATGACGATCAgctttcccttttcgtAATGGCGTATGAGGCAGTAAGGAGAAAGTGCTGTGTGGATACTTACTGGTGGGCAATTTCAGAGGTCTTCCTTCTCTAGCAGCCTCGGCTTTCCATTGCTGGACCATCTCTCTGatcctctccatctcaacatgctcctcatcttcttcatcttcgttTTCAATCTCAATCTCTCCATCTCGAAGTTTTTCCGAAGTGGGTTTCAAGAGTCGGCGATCTCGCGCGGCGAGGTAAGGGAGAAGGGTTCCCGCGATGATGGCGACTGTTGTTTCAATCAAATGTGGCCAATTGGGGACAAAACGTGGGTCAATTTTTCGAATGAGTATGTACAATGTGAGCCATTTTTTAGAATGAGTATGTGACCTTATTATGATGGAAGGAAAAACGACACGCACCGAAAGAGTAGATCAAAAGGGCCAGACTACCAGCTCGAGTAGCTCGGTCGATATCTGGTTTGTGATGTACTTCTTTGGCCATGACTTCGGCGACGTAGGTGGTAGAGTAGAATAGATATGGAAACCATCCCATGAAAGCGGCGATTTGTACCTGAACAGGTATACGTTTTAGCttggaaaaggaagaatgGGGGGGAGGAAGGCATGACCTACGATGCAAACTCGGCGAATCGGttttggaagatggagCACAGCTTCGTATATGGTACCCACTACATCTCGTATTTTCCTATAGTGGTGCGTGTCTTTTGTGTCAGCTATatgaaaaaggaaaagaaagaagacTGTGAGCATAATTCGACGTACGAGCGCCTTTCACCAAAAATACTgtccttttcctt is a window from the Cryptococcus gattii WM276 chromosome L, complete sequence genome containing:
- a CDS encoding uncharacterized protein (Similar to TIGR gene model, INSD accession AAW45039.1) is translated as MPVTPPHKHHYTSLRSLIRTKDNDNPSAITHSLGPRPSRNSSSSRSRERRPDPLRKADRDKDKGRLSTWKLMCLTVSMGGSQIAWTVELGYGTPYLLSLGLSEQLTSLVWLAGPISGLIAQPLIGAISDSSHSRYRRRYWIATSTMLLVFSGLGLAFTEPIAKALVDLTGGGQGDWDPKTIRLQEWSLTRMHQVKNTAIAIAVFSFYCLDFALNALQASLRNLVLDITPGEQLATANAWHGRFNHVGNIVGFTMGFLNLGHVPIIRLVGGGQFRKVCVVALILLVLTVWITCWTQEEKEKDSIFGERRSKIRDVVGTIYEAVLHLPKPIRRVCIVQIAAFMGWFPYLFYSTTYVAEVMAKEVHHKPDIDRATRAGSLALLIYSFVAIIAGTLLPYLAARDRRLLKPTSEKLRDGEIEIENEDEEDEEHVEMERIREMVQQWKAEAAREGRPLKLPTMPFMLRNIWTAGLVLFGCLMMSTFFITKVWQATVMIALVGICWAIACWVPFAIIMEFLKELDDKPSPRTSDGRPRPTHARTTSTPLGWRSHPNSPRGRASPADERTPLTRSYSTADLEGANEMEYTGRGPVAGGTIMGIHNLAIVFPQFIIAVVASIIFKLADSQQPDIQPTLPETSGPHDQDKNGVAWVLRFGGLMAFVGALVSRKVPPTKTEKAMRRRLADMREESAE